The following coding sequences lie in one Lolium perenne isolate Kyuss_39 chromosome 2, Kyuss_2.0, whole genome shotgun sequence genomic window:
- the LOC127334322 gene encoding disease resistance protein RGA5 produces MEAAVVSVSEGAIGSLLRKLGDLLAGNYNLLKEAIDDIVSLKAELESMRAFLERMSEADEEPDKQAKCWAKEVRDLSYDIEDSVDDFMRSVECESNRKPSGFLKGFVHRTMNLLTTMNSQHKIAKEFRGLKRRVVEASERRTRYKIDDAVFKPNNTPIDIRLLALYEDKSGLVGIDGLRDELIKLMVDEEDVPTQQMKVLSIMGFGGLGKTTLANQIYGKLMCNFDCGAFVSVSQKPNIRNIFRRMLSEVGYEAPEGTNMDIWAEDELISALRKFLMDKRYFIVIDDVWDETAWNVIRCALPKNSKGSMVITTTRIDTVARACCSNQRDYVYKMKSLSHKDSRKLFFKRVFGSEDACPLYLEEVSAQILKRCGGLPLAIVTISSLLASEGTKLKEHWEHIMDSLSPNFEVKPTLEGMRHILSLSYINLPYYLKTCMLYLCIYPEDYIMKKNDLVRQWVAQGFVNKAHGRDPENVAEGYFNELINRSIIQSVNIDHNNEVLSCRLHDMMLDLIIHKCREENFITATDDIQAIISLPDKVRRLSLNLDGIIDGTVLETIQLSQVRALARFGTSAYAPPLLKFKHLRVLALEFSSGNSLEIIDLTGMCHLFQLRHLKIKAYCKIVLPSNIRGLEQLETLELGAYGLEVPSDVIHLRRLLHLIIPIGTKLPCGIGNMKYLCTLHAFDVGLNPIDNIRDLGDLTNLRDLRICFAKLKALDDMERRQRLDVLRCSLEKLCNLRNLLTDSKISSTYALNPLSCQLQRLQRLWVFSRVPVWIGELHNLFDLDLAVEVLENDIGILAQLQSLSHLKLHIEGTPEAEDKLVICGTGFPVLKDFRLSSKKISELTFEAGAMPSVQELDIRLDSDYGTYPMGIKHLLNLKNIHVELWVLSLLDGLSWRKYGQKKILGAKHPRCYFRCTYHRSQGCKAKRQVDCRDNDPERFHITYHLKHTCNQ; encoded by the exons ATGGAGGCAGCGGTGGTGAGCGTGTCGGAGGGCGCCATAGGCTCCCTGCTTCGGAAGCTTGGCGATCTGCTCGCTGGCAATTACAACCTGCTGAAAGAAGCCATAGATGACATCGTGTCACTGAAAGCTGAGCTCGAGAGTATGCGCGCGTTCCTGGAGAGGATGTCCGAAGCGGACGAAGAGCCCGACAAGCAAGCCAAGTGCTGGGCAAAGGAGGTGCGTGATTTGTCCTATGACATCGAGGACAGCGTCGATGACTTCATGCGGTCCGTGGAATGTGAGTCCAACAGGAAGCCGAGTGGATTTTTGAAGGGGTTTGTTCATAGGACCATGAACTTGTTGACAACGATGAACTCTCAGCATAAGATTGCCAAGGAGTTCCGAGGCCTCAAGCGCCGTGTCGTGGAGGCGAGCGAACGACGCACGAGATACAAGATTGATGATGCTGTCTTCAAGCCAAACAACACACCCATTGATATTCGTCTGCTGGCATTATATGAAGATAAATCAGGCCTTGTGGGTATCGACGGGCTGAGGGATGAATTAATTAAACTGATGGTTGATGAAGAGGATGTCCCCACACAACAGATGAAGGTCCTCTCTATAATGGGATTTGGAGGGCTGGGTAAGACTACGCTTGCGAACCAGATTTACGGGAAGCTAATGTGCAACTTCGACTGTGGAGCTTTCGTTTCCGTATCCCAGAAACCAAACATTAGAAATATTTTCAGAAGAATGCTCTCTGAAGTTGGCTATGAAGCTCCGGAGGGAACCAACATGGATATATGGGCAGAGGATGAACTGATCAGTGCGCTCAGAAAATTCCTTATGGATAAGAG GTATTTTATTGTAATTGATGACGTTTGGGATGAAACTGCATGGAATGTTATTAGATGTGCTCTTCCAAAAAACTCTAAAGGTAGCATGGTAATAACAACTACACGAATTGATACTGTGGCTAGAGCTTGCTGCAGCAACCAACGTGATTATGTTTACAAGATGAAGTCACTAAGCCACAAAGACTCAAGAAAGCTATTTTTCAAAAGAGTATTTGGTTCAGAGGATGCCTGTCCTCTGTATTTGGAAGAAGTTTCAGCTCAAATTTTAAAAAGATGTGGTGGCTTGCCTCTCGCTATTGTCACTATATCGAGCCTTTTGGCTAGTGAGGGAACCAAATTGAAGGAGCACTGGGAGCACATAATGGATTCTCTGTCCCCAAATTTTGAAGTGAAGCCAACATTGGAGGGAATGAGGCACATACTAAGCCTTAGCTACATAAATCTTCCTTATTATTTGAAGACATGCATGCTATATTTGTGTATATATCCAGAGGACTACATAATGAAGAAGAATGATTTGGTCAGGCAATGGGTAGCGCAAGGTTTTGTGAATAAAGCACATGGGCGAGATCCAGAGAATGTTGCAGAGGGCTATTTTAATGAGCTTATTAACAGGAGCATCATTCAATCAGTTAATATTGATCATAATAATGAAGTGTTGTCGTGCAGATTGCACGATATGATGCTTGACCTTATTATACACAAGTGCAGAGAAGAAAATTTTATCACTGCAACAGATGATATCCAGGCCATAATAAGTTTGCCTGACAAGGTCCGCCGACTCTCCCTGAACCTTGACGGTATAATAGATGGCACGGTATTGGAAACCATCCAGCTCTCACAAGTAAGAGCGCTGGCAAGATTTGGTACCTCTGCATATGCACCTCCTCTCTTGAAGTTCAAGCATCTCCGAGTTTTAGCTCTTGAATTTTCAAGTGGGAACAGTCTGGAGATAATTGACCTCACTGGAATGTGTCATTTGTTCCAACTGAGGCATCTGAAAATTAAAGCTTATTGCAAAATAGTGTTACCAAGTAATATTCGGGGACTGGAGCAATTGGAGACATTGGAGTTGGGAGCCTATGGTCTTGAAGTTCCCTCAGATGTTATTCATTTGCGCCGGTTGCTGCACCTGATCATCCCTATTGGGACAAAGTTACCCTGTGGGATTGGCAACATGAAATATTTATGTACACTGCATGCATTTGATGTCGGCTTGAACCCTATAGACAACATCAGAGACCTCGGAGATCTGACCAATTTGAGGGATCTTCGAATATGTTTTGCCAAATTGAAGGCTTTGGATGACATGGAAAGAAGACAACGTTTGGATGTTTTGAGATGTTCCCTTGAAAAACTTTGCAACCTCAGAAACCTGCTCACGGATTCTAAAATCAGCAGTACATATGCGTTGAATCCGCTATCTTGCCAACTTCAGAGACTTCAGAGGTTGTGGGTGTTCTCGAGGGTTCCTGTGTGGATTGGAGAGCTCCATAATCTCTTTGACCTTGATCTTGCGGTTGAGGTGTTGGAGAATGATATCGGAATTCTTGCACAGTTGCAATCTCTTAGCCACCTCAAATTGCACATCGAAGGAACTCCTGAAGCTGAAGACAAGTTAGTCATCTGCGGAACAGGATTCCCCGTTCTCAAGGATTTTAGGCTGTCCTCCAAGAAGATATCAGAACTGACGTTTGAAGCAGGCGCAATGCCCAGTGTCCAAGAGCTTGATATAAGATTAGATTCGGACTATGGCACTTATCCTATGGGCATCAAGCACCTGCTAAACCTCAAGAATATCCACGTAGAACTATGGGTTCTAAGCCTCCTTGATGGCTTGAGCTGGAGGAAGTACGGCCAGAAGAAGATCCTTGGCGCCAAGCACCCAAG ATGTTACTTCCGGTGCACATACCACCGCTCGCAGGGATGCAAAGCGAAGAGGCAGGTGGACTGCAGAGACAATGACCCGGAACGCTTTCATATCACGTACCATCTGAAGCACACGTGTAACCAGTGA